From the Bacteroidia bacterium genome, one window contains:
- a CDS encoding heparinase II/III family protein, giving the protein MKNFYGIFCLVASLVCLTRPALSQDGSASSFETPASLRSGRPQQVTTAIDYISTDELARTLYRTLFTTAGSEPTSPTEASRVAKACGFVLLTGLDTTLSPLTATQQSLLSTRLRDLLLAINTEVTPVVEDFQWRAVELMQYSAAYDYYRSIHGPDRLIEARIADFAGNAYTRLDQPIIVRNNLSIKLAAALGYAALVLHGTDEVPDPIVETHFGLAFNCIEETMWGYQSDSTGMYGYSEGPYYFRYAMMSALPFLLALDAAAGEQDLRLGERIYPSLLRLERWQRLFEWIAAIRMPDGTLPVFEDTYAGTWFPELHILPDLRAGSALAGWSEFDRTGRPLQPSSLAAELTRTFDFRPEYLLNISMAKTRSATGLPSVILPDAGYAAFRSGWEARDVYFGLIGKHGRARTHRSPMGSGHKHANETAFLLSANGEHLAIEPAYHSSAMRDSLVYAKNHNVILVDGRGADSVSYGSFLFGSDAYITDTLSCPSGGMLRISTAYQNASIERSAYMLDGRFVVLRDAAASPLQRTYTHQLHGNGLREDGRYTYDATTRTAQWTSGAMRLSARVEAVNALPVQQDASELHAPGYKSFARHSVLRSSVGADQAVFHTILLPHPVSQDVRTTEIKADRHASVLTASVDGWELLSVVASTAQMSRVAHPTLGPVYGNGRAWQCILDPAGRPAFWMLDEGSVIQLASGRIMLSSPMPLSACIATADDHMALSVRNVTARELRVRVPFVPRSVEGSGVASWSVNGPLLHLYLNDDDSDVRIAFSSSPTAVEAASSSVLPCLSAPWPNPANARKGGAVTVQLGLAASGQALLTLVDRLGRTVRSIPVDNSGPALQDVRIEIAGMSAGLYFLRLETSVGVFHQRLLVQ; this is encoded by the coding sequence ATGAAGAATTTCTACGGCATATTCTGCCTCGTCGCAAGTCTCGTCTGCCTCACAAGGCCTGCCCTTTCGCAGGACGGCTCCGCATCCTCGTTCGAGACACCCGCATCGCTCAGGTCCGGCAGACCTCAGCAGGTGACAACCGCGATCGACTACATTTCGACCGACGAACTTGCGCGCACCCTGTATCGTACTCTGTTTACCACTGCCGGATCTGAGCCCACCTCCCCTACTGAAGCATCCCGCGTGGCCAAGGCCTGCGGTTTCGTGCTTCTGACCGGACTTGACACGACTCTCTCTCCGCTGACAGCGACGCAACAATCCTTGTTATCCACGCGCCTGCGTGATCTCCTGCTTGCCATCAATACGGAGGTCACGCCGGTCGTGGAGGATTTCCAATGGCGTGCTGTCGAGCTCATGCAATACAGCGCGGCATACGACTACTACCGGAGCATTCACGGTCCCGACCGCCTGATCGAGGCGCGGATCGCAGATTTTGCCGGCAATGCGTATACCCGCCTCGATCAACCGATTATCGTCAGAAATAACCTCTCCATCAAACTCGCTGCCGCACTCGGATACGCGGCGCTCGTGTTGCACGGTACCGATGAAGTACCGGATCCGATTGTCGAGACTCACTTTGGTCTCGCGTTCAATTGCATTGAAGAAACGATGTGGGGGTATCAGAGCGACAGCACCGGCATGTATGGCTACAGCGAAGGTCCCTACTACTTCCGCTATGCCATGATGAGCGCGCTGCCCTTTCTTCTCGCCCTCGACGCAGCAGCCGGCGAACAGGACCTGCGCCTTGGAGAGAGGATATACCCCAGTCTGCTGCGGCTCGAGCGTTGGCAGCGTCTGTTCGAGTGGATAGCGGCCATACGTATGCCCGACGGGACGCTCCCCGTGTTCGAAGACACCTATGCGGGGACCTGGTTTCCGGAGTTGCATATCCTGCCTGATTTGCGCGCGGGAAGCGCGCTTGCCGGCTGGTCAGAGTTCGATCGCACGGGGAGGCCTTTGCAACCTTCATCGCTTGCGGCGGAATTGACCCGGACATTTGATTTCAGGCCTGAATATCTGCTGAATATCAGCATGGCGAAAACGCGGTCCGCCACCGGGCTGCCTTCGGTGATCCTGCCTGATGCGGGATATGCCGCATTTCGCAGCGGCTGGGAAGCCCGCGACGTGTACTTTGGCCTGATCGGCAAACACGGTCGCGCGCGCACCCATCGTTCGCCCATGGGCAGCGGACACAAGCACGCAAATGAAACCGCCTTTCTGCTCAGCGCCAACGGCGAGCATCTTGCCATCGAGCCTGCCTATCACAGCAGCGCCATGCGCGACAGTCTCGTCTATGCGAAAAACCACAACGTGATACTGGTGGATGGCAGGGGTGCGGACAGCGTTTCCTACGGAAGTTTCCTGTTCGGCAGCGATGCGTACATCACCGACACCCTGAGCTGTCCGAGCGGCGGAATGCTTCGCATTTCGACAGCGTATCAGAATGCCTCGATCGAGCGCAGTGCGTACATGCTTGACGGACGTTTCGTGGTGCTGCGTGATGCGGCAGCGTCTCCATTGCAGCGCACGTACACGCATCAACTGCATGGCAACGGTCTGCGTGAGGACGGACGGTACACCTACGACGCGACGACGCGCACGGCACAATGGACAAGCGGTGCCATGCGCCTCAGCGCACGAGTCGAAGCCGTGAATGCGCTGCCGGTACAGCAGGACGCTTCCGAGCTTCATGCGCCCGGCTATAAATCCTTTGCGCGACACTCGGTGCTGCGCAGTTCGGTCGGCGCAGATCAGGCGGTATTTCACACCATTCTCCTGCCCCATCCCGTAAGCCAGGATGTACGCACCACCGAGATCAAGGCGGATCGCCATGCCAGTGTGCTTACCGCATCGGTGGACGGATGGGAATTACTGAGTGTCGTCGCTTCGACCGCGCAGATGTCGCGTGTGGCGCATCCGACGCTCGGACCTGTGTATGGCAACGGACGTGCATGGCAGTGCATCCTCGACCCCGCTGGCAGGCCGGCGTTTTGGATGCTTGACGAGGGCAGTGTGATCCAGCTCGCAAGCGGGCGGATCATGCTGTCCTCGCCCATGCCGCTTTCCGCATGTATTGCGACAGCGGACGATCACATGGCACTTTCGGTGCGGAATGTCACCGCGCGTGAACTTCGTGTCCGCGTCCCTTTCGTGCCACGGAGTGTCGAGGGCAGCGGTGTGGCGTCCTGGAGTGTGAACGGACCGCTTCTCCACCTCTATCTCAACGACGATGACAGCGATGTGCGCATTGCATTCAGCAGCAGCCCCACCGCCGTCGAGGCAGCATCGTCTTCCGTGCTTCCGTGCTTGTCTGCACCCTGGCCGAATCCTGCGAATGCACGGAAGGGCGGCGCCGTCACGGTACAGCTCGGCCTTGCCGCGAGCGGACAAGCACTCCTTACACTTGTTGACCGACTCGGGCGGACGGTACGAAGTATCCCCGTGGACAATTCGGGCCCCGCTTTACAGGATGTGCGCATTGAGATTGCCGGCATGAGCGCCGGTCTGTATTTCCTCCGACTGGAAACGTCCGTCGGTGTATTTCATCAACGATTACTTGTGCAATAA
- a CDS encoding 1-acyl-sn-glycerol-3-phosphate acyltransferase, with the protein MIAQNTIIALQDSYTTPVDRKRSMLPPTMAFYTRMLGVVFKSAHRAKRGRYGDAEWVNSSIDIFNGLEAAGCNFDIRGMGVLSRLAGPVVFVANHMSTLETFVLPSLINPVCPCTFVIKPSLMDYPVFGHVMRSRHPIVVSRDNPRQDLVMVMEQGAERIKNGTSVILFPQTTRTQHFDHTTFNSLGVKLARSAGVPVLPIALKTDAWDNGRLFKDFGRIRPHRRVHIHFGEQLSVEGNGREQHERVVAFVQHLLEQWQMETS; encoded by the coding sequence ATGATAGCACAAAACACGATTATCGCCCTGCAGGACAGCTATACCACGCCCGTTGACCGCAAGCGCTCAATGCTTCCGCCGACAATGGCATTCTACACCCGTATGCTTGGCGTGGTGTTTAAAAGCGCGCACAGGGCCAAGCGCGGACGGTACGGCGACGCGGAGTGGGTCAATTCGAGCATTGACATCTTCAACGGACTGGAGGCGGCGGGGTGCAACTTCGATATCCGCGGGATGGGCGTGTTGTCGCGCCTGGCTGGTCCGGTGGTGTTCGTCGCAAATCACATGAGCACACTCGAGACCTTCGTACTCCCCTCGCTCATCAATCCGGTCTGCCCCTGCACCTTCGTCATCAAGCCGAGTCTGATGGACTATCCGGTGTTTGGCCATGTGATGCGTTCGAGGCATCCCATCGTGGTGTCGCGCGACAATCCGCGGCAGGATCTGGTAATGGTCATGGAGCAGGGCGCCGAGCGCATCAAAAACGGGACATCCGTCATCCTCTTTCCACAGACCACGCGCACACAACACTTCGATCACACGACCTTCAATTCCCTGGGTGTCAAGCTCGCGCGCTCCGCGGGCGTGCCGGTATTACCCATCGCCTTGAAAACCGATGCGTGGGACAACGGCAGACTGTTCAAGGACTTCGGACGCATTCGACCGCATCGGCGCGTGCATATACATTTCGGCGAGCAGCTGTCTGTGGAGGGCAACGGACGCGAGCAGCACGAGCGCGTCGTCGCCTTCGTGCAGCACCTGCTCGAACAGTGGCAAATGGAGACTTCGTGA
- a CDS encoding TlpA family protein disulfide reductase — protein sequence MRNFRILLLMTVLILCTLPQQSFSQKTLLAGDTVRMIAIGSWVQDSLAGEKPFEGKTVILEFWSTWCGPCIKAIPHLNALAEEFANEKVVFAAVSNERAITAKRFLEKTPMKASVFVDTENSLTHIHFGVRVIPRTFIIGPDGVIRWTGHPDRLTRELLRQHIAAS from the coding sequence ATGCGCAATTTCCGAATACTGCTCCTCATGACGGTACTGATTCTGTGCACCCTCCCGCAGCAGTCTTTCAGTCAGAAAACGCTGCTTGCGGGTGACACCGTACGAATGATCGCTATAGGCTCCTGGGTGCAGGATTCTCTCGCGGGGGAAAAGCCGTTCGAGGGCAAAACGGTCATTCTCGAGTTCTGGTCCACCTGGTGCGGTCCCTGCATCAAAGCCATCCCGCATCTGAACGCGCTCGCCGAGGAATTCGCGAATGAGAAGGTGGTTTTCGCCGCGGTGTCCAACGAGAGAGCGATAACGGCAAAACGCTTCCTCGAGAAGACGCCGATGAAGGCATCGGTGTTTGTGGACACGGAGAATTCGCTCACTCACATCCACTTCGGGGTTCGCGTCATCCCACGAACCTTCATTATCGGTCCTGATGGCGTGATACGCTGGACAGGCCACCCCGACAGATTGACGCGGGAATTGCTCCGTCAGCATATCGCCGCTTCCTGA
- a CDS encoding T9SS type A sorting domain-containing protein, with protein MRSAAVLLAFILLGTISHAQTFDLLDSFSSDNTFLYTRTGIPSTFMGGDTSSQFTEFDGLITINGDAREAPDGKAIVHALTITRRGLETVRTSRRIVSQQSVTVIEADTLYEFLDGSEGCGSRPLRGWLFPDTTWNSPPCPNLPDTLRLYPYGRYYRSYTPGPSDSLDIVNGVLRLRSLRTDCLDYAQQLEFRIETHGLAEILRSEFNFFDWSSEERWRRTVTPRVEDAPQHPSSITLTVHPNPAREHLTIRIAADQGGPFTVLLHDIHGRALATFHDSMHEIMAPDVTFNLRSFNSGMYFCTVRTAAGAKTVPFVVISGR; from the coding sequence ATGCGCTCAGCAGCAGTACTTCTCGCCTTCATCCTCCTCGGAACGATTTCGCACGCCCAGACCTTCGACCTGCTTGACAGTTTCAGCAGCGATAATACGTTCCTCTATACCAGGACGGGCATACCCTCGACCTTCATGGGTGGCGACACCAGCTCACAATTCACGGAATTCGACGGCCTTATCACGATAAACGGCGACGCACGGGAGGCGCCCGACGGAAAGGCGATTGTGCATGCTCTGACGATCACAAGGCGCGGCCTCGAAACAGTGCGAACATCGAGGCGCATCGTTTCGCAGCAATCCGTGACCGTCATCGAAGCCGACACGCTGTACGAATTCCTGGACGGAAGCGAAGGTTGCGGGTCGCGCCCTCTGCGCGGCTGGCTGTTTCCGGACACCACCTGGAATTCGCCACCCTGTCCCAATTTGCCCGACACGCTCCGGCTGTATCCGTACGGACGGTACTATCGCAGCTACACCCCGGGGCCGAGTGATTCTCTCGATATTGTGAATGGCGTGCTGCGCCTGCGGTCGCTACGGACAGATTGTCTGGATTACGCGCAACAACTGGAGTTCCGCATCGAGACTCATGGATTGGCGGAAATTCTCCGCTCCGAATTCAATTTTTTCGACTGGAGCAGCGAAGAACGATGGAGACGCACCGTAACGCCACGTGTGGAGGATGCGCCTCAGCACCCGTCTTCGATAACGCTCACTGTACATCCGAATCCCGCCCGGGAGCATCTTACGATTCGCATCGCGGCCGACCAGGGAGGTCCGTTTACCGTGCTGCTGCACGATATTCATGGACGAGCGCTGGCAACATTCCATGACAGCATGCACGAGATTATGGCGCCGGATGTCACCTTCAACCTGCGTTCTTTCAACAGCGGGATGTATTTCTGCACGGTGCGCACAGCCGCGGGCGCGAAAACAGTGCCTTTTGTGGTAATTTCCGGGCGGTAG
- a CDS encoding DUF5723 family protein translates to MTATRHIFFCILGTALLLMLAWTSVGQTIGTSARITGMGNSSAALVRGLDALNVNPAQIVPSDGVTVSFGVLPFAAQASMDFMSYELYNKYFTGTEIGYRKRTPTYLTTEDKNTILSSFQGDVGNFTHDIRYTIFNAMVSTPLFTVAFGVTERTGSNVALPKDYAEFMFFGNPPGKTFDFGETRVSSAWTRDYSLTVGRELLNIRGMQLLGGVSVKMVQGLAYFEVERFNSHFTTDPDNYEVRGHADMVARYTGSKDWFTQNNGFHYELMPTPVGSGFGIDIGAHLKLNRLFRASLSLTDLGSVSWNSGAKEIVASEDFAISDLSTNEQIEEIKQRLNGTEKEISAFSSPLPAAMILAGVVTIPNVPKKNSDWHFTFAYRQGFNDVAGNSTSPQFGLGTEIELLYNVAFRFGVNAGGIRPFTFGAGVGFIADNFKLDIGTLDITPHLTERFSAAAVGISSHWDI, encoded by the coding sequence ATGACAGCAACACGACACATCTTTTTCTGCATTCTCGGCACTGCGCTGCTGCTGATGCTGGCCTGGACCAGCGTGGGGCAGACCATCGGCACAAGTGCGCGCATCACGGGTATGGGCAACAGCAGCGCGGCCTTGGTTCGTGGCCTCGATGCCCTGAACGTCAATCCCGCGCAGATCGTCCCGAGCGATGGCGTCACCGTCTCCTTCGGTGTGCTGCCCTTCGCGGCACAAGCGAGCATGGATTTCATGTCGTATGAACTGTACAACAAGTACTTCACCGGCACGGAAATCGGTTACCGGAAGCGAACGCCGACGTATCTCACCACAGAGGATAAAAACACCATCCTTTCCTCCTTTCAGGGGGACGTGGGGAATTTCACCCATGACATCCGTTATACCATCTTCAACGCCATGGTCTCGACGCCGCTGTTCACCGTCGCGTTCGGTGTGACCGAGCGCACAGGCAGCAATGTCGCACTCCCGAAGGATTACGCGGAATTCATGTTCTTCGGCAATCCTCCCGGTAAGACCTTCGATTTCGGCGAAACCCGGGTATCGTCGGCGTGGACGCGCGATTACAGTCTGACCGTCGGTCGGGAACTGCTGAACATTCGCGGAATGCAGCTTCTGGGCGGAGTGAGCGTGAAAATGGTGCAAGGCCTCGCGTACTTCGAAGTGGAGCGCTTCAATTCGCATTTCACCACCGATCCGGACAATTACGAAGTGCGCGGTCATGCGGACATGGTGGCGCGATACACCGGCAGCAAGGACTGGTTCACCCAGAACAACGGTTTCCATTACGAGCTCATGCCGACCCCTGTCGGTAGCGGCTTCGGTATAGACATCGGCGCGCATCTGAAGCTCAACCGCCTCTTCCGCGCATCGCTGAGTCTGACGGATCTTGGGTCCGTGAGCTGGAACAGCGGAGCGAAAGAAATCGTGGCCAGCGAAGATTTCGCGATCTCCGATCTGAGCACGAATGAGCAAATCGAGGAAATCAAGCAACGTCTCAATGGAACGGAAAAAGAGATTTCAGCTTTTTCATCCCCTCTCCCGGCGGCCATGATTCTCGCCGGTGTTGTCACCATCCCCAATGTACCGAAGAAGAACAGCGATTGGCACTTCACCTTCGCGTACAGGCAGGGCTTCAATGATGTCGCGGGCAACTCCACCAGCCCGCAATTCGGTCTCGGTACGGAGATCGAACTTCTCTACAACGTCGCATTCCGTTTCGGTGTCAACGCGGGCGGCATCCGTCCCTTCACCTTCGGTGCCGGTGTCGGTTTCATCGCCGACAATTTCAAACTGGATATCGGAACGTTGGACATTACTCCGCATTTGACGGAACGGTTTTCGGCGGCCGCAGTGGGCATCAGTTCCCACTGGGACATATAG
- a CDS encoding NAD(P)H-dependent oxidoreductase, whose product MKSIVCISGSSRPDNYTARALAVTADELRALGAETIDIDARKLTLPFPGQPDTADARHLRERVAEAGAVVLASPEYHGSFSAMTKLIIENLGYPSVMAGKPVALLGVAAGRIGAIKTIEQLRGVCAHTGAIVIPGAVSVAGVRGAFDVEGRITDAATEKALRGLAAALIGFMQDYVCPKYALEALVRQEAAPWAAEL is encoded by the coding sequence ATGAAAAGCATTGTCTGTATTTCCGGATCAAGCAGACCCGACAATTACACCGCACGCGCTTTGGCCGTAACCGCCGACGAACTCCGCGCGCTCGGTGCAGAGACCATCGACATCGACGCACGCAAGCTCACGCTGCCTTTCCCGGGACAGCCCGACACCGCCGATGCGCGCCATCTGCGTGAACGCGTCGCCGAAGCCGGCGCGGTTGTACTCGCGAGTCCCGAGTATCACGGCAGCTTCAGCGCCATGACCAAACTGATCATCGAGAACCTCGGCTACCCCTCGGTTATGGCGGGGAAGCCTGTCGCATTGCTCGGCGTGGCCGCCGGACGCATCGGCGCCATAAAAACCATCGAGCAACTCCGTGGCGTGTGCGCCCATACCGGTGCCATCGTGATACCCGGCGCCGTGTCCGTCGCCGGAGTCCGCGGCGCTTTCGATGTGGAAGGACGCATCACCGACGCGGCTACGGAGAAAGCGCTGCGGGGACTTGCGGCCGCACTGATTGGCTTCATGCAGGATTATGTGTGCCCGAAGTATGCGCTTGAGGCGCTGGTACGTCAGGAAGCCGCGCCATGGGCGGCGGAGTTGTGA